The Bacteroidota bacterium genome contains a region encoding:
- a CDS encoding fasciclin domain-containing protein: MPTADAPTLPAVHDNDIVQIAASNDDFETLVAAVQAAGLVETLQGDGPFTVFAPTDEAFAKLGHSTLDDLLKPRNRDQLTAILTYHVVPGRVTSHDLADRRSLTTVNGQKISVGVGVENARFVATDITASNGVIHVIDTVLLPR, translated from the coding sequence ATGCCGACGGCCGACGCACCGACGCTGCCAGCCGTCCACGACAACGACATTGTCCAGATCGCTGCGTCGAACGACGACTTCGAGACGCTCGTCGCTGCCGTCCAGGCAGCCGGGCTCGTGGAGACGCTGCAGGGCGACGGGCCCTTCACGGTTTTCGCCCCTACCGACGAGGCGTTCGCCAAGCTCGGGCACAGTACGCTCGACGACCTGCTGAAGCCGCGCAACCGCGACCAACTCACGGCGATCCTCACCTACCATGTAGTGCCCGGCCGCGTCACGAGCCACGACCTTGCCGATCGACGTAGCCTCACCACGGTGAACGGCCAGAAGATCTCTGTGGGCGTTGGCGTCGAGAACGCTCGCTTTGTGGCGACCGATATCACAGCGTCGAACGGCGTCATCCACGTTATCGACACGGTGCTGTTGCCGCGCTGA
- a CDS encoding CPXCG motif-containing cysteine-rich protein — MEEEVFFSCPYCFAQISMLVDPTIRSQAYIEDCEVCCNPIQIRYTADETLAVTSFQADSIEQ; from the coding sequence GTGGAAGAGGAAGTCTTCTTCAGTTGCCCCTACTGCTTTGCCCAGATCTCGATGCTGGTCGACCCCACGATCCGGTCTCAGGCCTACATCGAAGATTGCGAGGTGTGCTGCAACCCGATCCAGATTCGCTACACGGCTGACGAGACGCTCGCGGTGACCTCGTTCCAGGCTGATTCCATCGAACAGTAG
- the nadA gene encoding quinolinate synthase NadA: protein MPEVLDLPVLDTVAFDPAIGFVEEYVDPMLDLFEEIERLKREKNAVLLAHYYQEGDIQDIADYIGDSLGLAREAEKTDADIIVFAGVHFMAETAKILNPTKKVLLPDLNAGCSLADSCPPDEFAAFRAQHPDHIVISYINCTAAIKAQTDIICTSSNAEHIVRQIPKDQPIIFAPDRNLGRWLVKETGRDMVLWDGSCIVHEVFSEQELVRLKVRHPEALVLAHPECEEAVLRHADHIGSTSSIRRFATENPADTFIVATETGILHQMQKDNPDKTFIPAPPDNGCACNDCPHMKLNTLEKLYLCLKHETPEVTMDEPIRLRALAPIERMLVMSAGVK, encoded by the coding sequence ATGCCCGAGGTGCTCGACCTGCCGGTCCTTGATACCGTCGCCTTCGACCCGGCGATTGGCTTCGTTGAGGAGTACGTAGACCCCATGCTCGATCTCTTCGAAGAGATCGAGCGGCTGAAGCGCGAGAAGAACGCGGTCCTGTTAGCGCACTACTACCAGGAAGGAGACATCCAGGATATCGCCGACTACATCGGTGACTCGCTCGGGCTCGCCCGCGAGGCGGAGAAGACCGACGCCGACATCATCGTCTTCGCGGGCGTGCACTTCATGGCCGAGACGGCGAAAATCCTCAATCCGACGAAGAAGGTCCTCCTGCCGGACCTTAACGCAGGGTGCTCGCTAGCCGACTCGTGCCCGCCCGACGAGTTCGCGGCGTTCCGAGCACAGCATCCAGACCACATTGTCATCTCGTACATCAATTGCACGGCAGCAATCAAGGCGCAGACCGACATCATTTGCACGTCGTCCAACGCCGAGCACATCGTGCGGCAGATTCCGAAAGACCAGCCGATTATCTTCGCGCCCGACCGGAATCTCGGGCGATGGCTCGTGAAGGAGACCGGCCGCGACATGGTCCTCTGGGACGGCTCCTGCATCGTCCACGAGGTGTTTAGCGAGCAGGAACTCGTGCGGCTGAAGGTCCGGCACCCTGAGGCGCTGGTGCTAGCCCACCCCGAATGCGAGGAAGCCGTGCTCCGCCATGCCGATCACATTGGCTCGACCTCGTCGATTCGGCGCTTTGCGACAGAGAACCCGGCCGACACGTTCATCGTGGCGACAGAGACGGGGATCCTGCACCAGATGCAGAAGGATAATCCGGACAAAACGTTCATCCCGGCCCCGCCCGACAACGGCTGTGCATGCAACGACTGCCCGCACATGAAGCTCAACACACTGGAGAAGCTCTACCTCTGCTTGAAGCACGAGACTCCAGAGGTTACCATGGATGAGCCGATCCGCCTCCGCGCGCTTGCGCCTATTGAGCGCATGCTAGTCATGAGTGCAGGTGTGAAGTAG
- a CDS encoding ATP-binding protein, with protein MIRLISLLALAAGVLGTPSAMGQDVVLGQPLFEKRYDSPDIGLEPQNWAVLQDQRGVIVVGNNSGLGLYDGQVWRTLSIPNLRVRSIAANEAGQLYVGGINEMGWLVPDSLGLLRYESLRPHLPDVDYGDIWNALAVGESVVFQGRNHLLFWDGDKFEVVEPDVPISRTYSIGDTLYVHLRDRPLQRWQDGRLLNVAGTERLSAVQLFALHKQSDGAFLIGTREGNFYRLENDRMELLDFGDRTFFEANRPYALATLPTVNGEVYAIGTFGGGIALLDQDGGWIDKIALTQEDLVLDLAFDHQGGLWAALYNGLLRVDVLPSIRRFDSEHGLRGLATQVVRHSDALYATTALGVFRAYDSETEWEPLLTEQGQAWALSEVGSRLVAATNAGVFDVSGALPLQVLDEPTYVLHQIQGYPGYVYAGIKDGLILLQETTPGSLRALGRVEGISSEVFAVGQQGETLWVTLADGELLLLDPKAGLLAPEIRVLSTDDRPPGRLFYTEIDGRFTAAGEAGAYRIELKPDGSPRLVPDEALNNVLDLDDEMYVLLTEIEDVLWVVRGRELLLLERTPTGYRRLQRPDLPLEDLHISHITADSGFVWLATEEGLLRYDPSAPKRYDAPYRPLFRRVTRGNSVLFGGTHGDGRIALEQSAAEQPVLAFSREELRVDVAAPSYNAPDRIVYQYRLDGFDADWSAWTSETTRSYTNLPERKRYVFRVRARNIHGVVSEEAQYQFRVLPPWYRSWSAYGLYGMVGAVLLWSITAFQVRAHRRELDIERMRRQRLDQMNQRLEASNQQLAEADQLKMHLLRNASHELRTPLTAMLGSAELLSIHLDGRDPDGAAFARTILAGSERLTRTVTDLMDVANLQADQFALKPADVDVADLVASVTDGLAPLALERGLYLRLSPEHIVVPAVLDLTAFRRIVEHVLMNAIKFTDRGGVALVLDADPDSILLRVTDTGCGFDTAELDRLKEAFTQASSGQDRSHEGSGLGLYIVTALMKRMLGSMRISSQQGQGTSVSLTWPRFDRRGATLTAEDRSVAAVSLHDDLSLLYVAGRTHYASEMHAHLNELGLTRVVRSRSAARRALRLYPYDVLVIQARSIADVIRMHDALEATAEHAMPPLLAVVSEGGHAYDDFNTSIDTVSSTVNETELRATLEQVLSRPRGVRVVS; from the coding sequence ATGATTCGTCTGATCTCTCTGCTCGCCCTGGCGGCCGGTGTCCTTGGAACGCCGTCCGCAATGGGTCAGGATGTAGTTCTTGGACAGCCGCTGTTCGAAAAGCGGTACGATTCGCCGGATATCGGACTCGAGCCCCAAAATTGGGCAGTACTGCAGGACCAGCGCGGAGTGATCGTCGTTGGCAACAACAGTGGTCTAGGCCTCTACGATGGCCAAGTCTGGCGAACGCTCTCGATTCCAAACCTCAGAGTTCGCTCTATCGCGGCAAACGAAGCAGGACAGCTCTACGTTGGCGGCATCAACGAGATGGGTTGGCTTGTGCCCGATTCCCTTGGCCTACTGCGCTACGAGAGTCTTAGACCGCATCTTCCAGACGTAGACTACGGAGATATCTGGAACGCTCTTGCCGTCGGAGAGAGCGTAGTGTTTCAAGGCCGAAACCACCTCCTTTTCTGGGATGGTGACAAGTTCGAGGTCGTCGAACCAGACGTACCCATTAGCCGGACTTACTCGATTGGAGATACGCTCTATGTGCATCTCCGAGATCGCCCTTTACAGCGGTGGCAAGATGGGCGGCTACTGAACGTTGCAGGAACAGAGCGACTGTCCGCCGTGCAACTTTTCGCTCTACACAAGCAGTCAGACGGAGCCTTCCTCATCGGAACACGAGAAGGGAATTTTTACCGGCTCGAGAACGATAGAATGGAGTTGCTTGATTTCGGCGATCGCACATTTTTTGAGGCAAATCGGCCTTACGCCCTCGCCACGCTGCCGACTGTGAACGGAGAGGTGTATGCGATCGGAACCTTCGGGGGGGGAATCGCACTACTTGACCAGGATGGCGGATGGATCGATAAGATTGCGCTAACACAGGAAGACCTCGTACTTGATCTCGCATTCGACCATCAGGGCGGGTTGTGGGCCGCACTGTACAACGGGCTTCTTCGCGTTGACGTGCTACCGAGCATTCGCCGATTCGACTCCGAGCATGGACTGCGAGGCCTCGCGACGCAGGTTGTACGCCATTCGGATGCGTTGTACGCCACAACCGCGTTGGGCGTCTTCAGAGCGTACGATAGTGAAACAGAGTGGGAGCCTCTCCTCACAGAGCAGGGCCAAGCATGGGCGCTCAGCGAGGTAGGCAGCCGACTTGTTGCAGCTACCAACGCTGGCGTGTTCGATGTTTCTGGCGCTTTGCCGCTACAGGTTCTAGACGAGCCAACGTATGTCTTGCACCAGATACAGGGATACCCTGGCTACGTATACGCTGGGATCAAGGATGGATTAATACTCCTACAGGAAACTACGCCAGGTTCACTACGGGCGCTCGGACGCGTAGAGGGTATATCGAGCGAAGTATTTGCTGTAGGACAGCAGGGTGAGACCCTATGGGTTACGCTAGCCGATGGTGAACTCTTATTGCTAGACCCCAAAGCTGGGTTGCTTGCTCCGGAAATTCGAGTGCTGTCAACCGATGATCGGCCCCCGGGACGGTTATTCTACACAGAGATTGATGGTAGATTTACTGCCGCAGGTGAAGCAGGCGCCTACCGGATTGAACTTAAACCCGACGGAAGCCCACGCCTCGTCCCCGATGAAGCACTCAACAATGTGCTTGACCTCGACGATGAGATGTACGTGCTCTTGACTGAGATTGAGGATGTGTTGTGGGTAGTACGAGGCAGGGAGTTGTTGTTACTCGAGCGAACCCCTACGGGCTACCGGCGCCTGCAGCGTCCAGATCTCCCACTTGAAGACCTGCATATTTCCCACATTACTGCCGACAGTGGCTTCGTGTGGCTCGCGACCGAGGAGGGACTGCTGCGGTATGACCCATCGGCGCCGAAACGCTACGATGCGCCCTACCGGCCGCTCTTTCGCCGTGTGACGCGGGGTAATTCCGTCCTCTTCGGTGGAACTCATGGCGATGGCCGCATTGCCCTAGAGCAAAGCGCAGCCGAGCAACCCGTCCTTGCGTTTTCTCGGGAAGAGCTGCGTGTCGATGTCGCCGCGCCGAGCTACAATGCGCCGGACCGAATCGTCTATCAGTACCGCCTTGACGGTTTCGATGCCGACTGGAGCGCTTGGACCTCGGAGACGACACGGAGCTACACTAACTTGCCTGAGCGCAAGCGCTACGTGTTCCGGGTCCGGGCACGGAATATCCACGGTGTGGTGAGCGAAGAGGCGCAGTATCAATTCCGCGTGCTCCCGCCCTGGTATCGGTCGTGGAGCGCCTACGGGTTGTACGGGATGGTGGGTGCCGTCCTGCTCTGGAGCATCACAGCGTTCCAGGTGCGGGCCCACCGGCGCGAGTTGGACATCGAGCGCATGCGTCGGCAGCGGCTGGATCAGATGAATCAACGCCTCGAAGCGTCGAACCAGCAACTCGCTGAGGCAGACCAGCTGAAAATGCACCTGCTGCGGAACGCGTCCCACGAGCTACGCACGCCACTGACGGCGATGCTCGGATCCGCCGAACTCTTGTCCATCCATCTCGACGGGCGCGATCCCGACGGAGCCGCTTTTGCCCGGACCATCCTCGCCGGTTCGGAGCGGCTCACACGCACGGTCACAGATCTGATGGACGTGGCAAACCTACAGGCGGACCAGTTTGCGCTCAAGCCTGCCGATGTTGACGTTGCCGACTTGGTCGCTTCGGTGACGGATGGCCTAGCCCCGCTCGCGTTGGAACGAGGGTTGTATCTGCGACTTTCTCCAGAGCACATCGTCGTTCCCGCCGTGCTCGATCTCACGGCCTTTCGCCGGATCGTTGAGCACGTGTTGATGAATGCCATCAAGTTCACCGACCGAGGCGGGGTGGCACTGGTTCTCGATGCCGACCCGGACAGCATTCTGCTGCGTGTAACCGACACGGGCTGCGGTTTCGACACGGCAGAACTCGACCGCCTGAAGGAGGCGTTCACGCAAGCCTCGTCAGGGCAGGATCGCTCCCACGAGGGGTCGGGCCTTGGGCTCTACATCGTCACGGCGCTGATGAAGCGCATGCTCGGTTCAATGCGGATCAGCAGCCAGCAAGGACAAGGCACGTCGGTTTCACTGACGTGGCCGCGCTTTGACCGTCGAGGCGCCACGCTCACAGCGGAGGACCGGTCGGTCGCGGCGGTGTCGCTACACGACGACCTGTCGCTCCTCTACGTCGCAGGGCGAACGCACTACGCATCGGAGATGCATGCCCATCTCAACGAACTGGGTCTGACGCGTGTCGTCCGTTCACGGAGTGCCGCCCGAAGAGCCCTTCGCCTCTACCCGTATGACGTGCTGGTCATTCAGGCGCGCAGCATCGCCGACGTCATACGGATGCACGACGCGCTCGAGGCCACCGCAGAACATGCGATGCCGCCTCTTCTTGCCGTGGTATCTGAGGGCGGGCATGCGTACGACGATTTCAACACGTCGATCGACACGGTCAGCAGCACGGTGAATGAGACGGAACTCCGTGCGACGCTCGAACAGGTGCTCAGCCGGCCACGTGGGGTGCGTGTGGTCAGCTAG
- the rraA gene encoding ribonuclease E activity regulator RraA, giving the protein MPGSLYTADVLDQHPDWNAVGLHFQDFGSVVAFHGAIETVKVFEDNVLVKQALGQPGRGRVLVVDGGGSRRCALCGGNVAMLARDNDWAGLVIYGALRDRHEIAEVEIGVKALGTHPRKSVKRGEGQQGIPVTFAGVTFAPGAYLVADGDGIVVGPTAPDLDC; this is encoded by the coding sequence ATGCCCGGCTCTCTCTACACCGCCGATGTCCTCGATCAGCACCCCGACTGGAACGCCGTCGGCCTACACTTCCAGGACTTTGGCAGCGTCGTCGCGTTCCACGGTGCCATCGAGACGGTGAAGGTGTTCGAGGACAACGTGCTGGTCAAGCAGGCGCTCGGCCAGCCCGGCCGGGGCCGCGTGTTGGTGGTGGACGGCGGGGGCTCGCGGCGGTGCGCCCTCTGCGGGGGCAACGTGGCTATGCTGGCTCGCGACAACGACTGGGCCGGCCTCGTCATCTACGGTGCGCTCCGCGACCGCCACGAGATCGCCGAGGTCGAAATCGGGGTAAAAGCGCTGGGGACGCACCCGCGCAAGAGCGTCAAGCGAGGCGAAGGGCAGCAGGGCATCCCCGTCACCTTCGCGGGCGTCACCTTCGCGCCGGGCGCCTACCTCGTCGCCGACGGCGATGGCATCGTTGTGGGGCCCACCGCGCCCGACCTAGATTGCTGA
- a CDS encoding GMC family oxidoreductase: MTATHSDVLIIGAGVGGGALAYALAPTGKSIRVLNRLGSLPRERENWDPVKLFVEGRYKSEEQWIDGHTGEDFQPGMFYWLGGNTKVYGSALLRLRPEDFTAMQHEDGLSPAWPLSYDDYAPYYDQAEAIYHVHGSRGSDPFEPPAGGPYPHPAIAHDPRIGEVAEGLRAAGLQPLDLPMGVKFSEANPGGGEFVLREVFGAMGRAAFDGYPDMLHLKMDAETATVIPAAANDNVDLVTDALATKVLTNASGTEVTGIDVTVGGETVRYTADVYVLAAGAIQTPTLLFRSANSAHPNGLANTSGRVGRHFMRHVTSKFYTVASQTPNPTRFQKTLAINDFYFGAKDGSDFDAIPLGHVHLMGKHAGWQIKQDLPDGAYSDEEYDRIAAHSVDWWVQGEDLPLYENRVDLTDDGRIRLHYTWTNRGAHGKLMDLLEAALRKQGFDEFYRVPMPLGVVNHQCGTCRMSTAPTDGVVDVFGRTHDVANLFIADASFFPSSGATNPTLTIAAHVLRIADYLKSEVL, translated from the coding sequence ATGACTGCCACGCACTCCGACGTTCTCATCATCGGTGCGGGGGTCGGCGGCGGCGCGCTCGCGTACGCCCTAGCGCCCACCGGTAAATCGATCCGCGTGCTGAACCGCCTAGGGTCGCTCCCACGCGAGCGCGAAAATTGGGACCCCGTGAAGCTCTTCGTCGAGGGGCGCTACAAGTCCGAGGAGCAGTGGATCGACGGGCACACCGGCGAGGATTTCCAACCGGGCATGTTCTACTGGCTCGGCGGCAACACGAAAGTCTACGGCTCGGCACTTTTGCGGCTGCGCCCCGAGGACTTCACCGCGATGCAGCACGAGGACGGCCTCTCGCCGGCGTGGCCGCTCTCGTACGACGATTATGCCCCCTACTACGACCAGGCCGAAGCGATCTACCACGTGCACGGTAGCCGCGGCTCGGACCCGTTCGAGCCTCCGGCAGGCGGCCCCTACCCCCACCCCGCCATCGCGCACGACCCGCGCATCGGCGAAGTCGCCGAGGGGCTCCGCGCGGCTGGCTTGCAGCCGCTCGACCTTCCGATGGGCGTGAAGTTCAGCGAGGCCAACCCCGGCGGTGGCGAGTTCGTGCTCCGCGAAGTCTTCGGCGCGATGGGCCGCGCGGCGTTCGACGGCTATCCCGATATGCTGCACCTCAAGATGGACGCCGAGACAGCAACCGTCATCCCCGCCGCCGCCAACGACAACGTAGACCTGGTCACGGACGCCCTCGCCACAAAAGTGCTGACGAATGCCAGCGGCACGGAGGTCACCGGCATCGATGTGACGGTAGGAGGCGAGACCGTACGCTACACCGCCGACGTCTATGTGCTCGCAGCTGGAGCGATCCAGACACCCACGCTGCTCTTTCGCTCAGCCAACAGCGCGCATCCCAACGGCCTCGCGAACACGTCGGGACGCGTCGGGCGGCACTTCATGCGGCACGTCACCTCCAAGTTCTACACCGTCGCGAGCCAGACGCCCAACCCCACGCGCTTCCAGAAGACACTCGCCATCAACGACTTCTACTTCGGCGCAAAAGACGGCTCCGACTTCGACGCGATCCCACTCGGACACGTTCATCTGATGGGCAAGCACGCCGGGTGGCAGATCAAGCAGGACCTCCCCGACGGCGCGTATTCGGACGAGGAGTACGACCGCATTGCCGCACATTCCGTCGACTGGTGGGTGCAGGGCGAGGACCTTCCGCTCTACGAAAACCGCGTCGACCTCACCGACGACGGGCGCATCCGGCTACACTACACGTGGACGAACCGCGGCGCGCACGGCAAGCTCATGGACCTCCTCGAAGCAGCGCTGCGCAAGCAAGGCTTCGACGAGTTCTACCGCGTCCCGATGCCGCTTGGTGTGGTGAACCACCAGTGCGGCACGTGCCGAATGAGCACCGCCCCGACCGACGGCGTCGTAGACGTGTTCGGACGCACGCACGACGTCGCGAACCTGTTCATCGCCGACGCGAGCTTCTTCCCGTCGTCTGGCGCCACCAACCCGACGCTCACCATCGCAGCACACGTTTTGCGGATCGCTGACTACCTCAAGAGCGAAGTGCTGTAG
- a CDS encoding arginine deiminase-related protein translates to MSSPLLPDALDAGADLNALSLAQLPAIPRPRSVVLTAPDHFEVAYVINPHMAGHVGTVDRDRARAQWEALRTAYAELGLDVHTIPGQPGLPDMVFCANQVLPYRLPDGTRGAILSRMHADERKPEVKHYADFFRDLGYEVHALDPDLPGDFEGMGDALWHPGRFLLWGGYGYRTDRAVYERFAAKLGFPIIPLKLTDPDFYHLDTCLCPLDEHSALFYPGAFDEEGRALIAAHFEWALAVPESEARDLFACNAHSPDGQHVLIQRGCTKTVTILREHGYTPVELDTSEFLKAGGSVFCMKNMFW, encoded by the coding sequence ATGTCTTCGCCTCTGCTCCCTGACGCCCTCGACGCGGGCGCGGACTTGAATGCGCTGTCCCTTGCGCAGTTGCCAGCGATTCCACGCCCGCGCTCCGTCGTGCTGACCGCGCCCGACCACTTCGAGGTCGCCTACGTCATCAACCCCCACATGGCGGGCCACGTCGGGACGGTGGACCGCGACCGGGCTCGCGCCCAGTGGGAAGCCTTGCGTACCGCCTATGCCGAGCTTGGCCTGGACGTCCATACGATCCCGGGACAGCCTGGACTGCCAGACATGGTGTTCTGCGCCAACCAGGTTCTCCCCTATCGGCTTCCAGACGGCACCCGAGGCGCGATTCTCAGCCGCATGCACGCCGACGAGCGCAAGCCCGAGGTCAAGCACTACGCCGACTTCTTCCGCGACCTCGGCTATGAGGTACACGCGCTCGACCCAGACCTGCCCGGCGACTTCGAGGGCATGGGCGACGCGCTCTGGCACCCGGGGCGCTTCCTCCTCTGGGGCGGCTATGGCTACCGCACCGACCGCGCCGTCTACGAGCGGTTCGCGGCCAAGCTGGGCTTCCCCATCATCCCGCTCAAGCTCACCGACCCCGACTTCTATCACCTCGACACGTGCCTCTGTCCGCTCGACGAGCACTCGGCGCTCTTTTACCCTGGTGCGTTCGACGAGGAAGGCCGCGCGCTGATTGCCGCCCACTTTGAGTGGGCGCTTGCCGTGCCTGAATCTGAAGCCCGGGACCTCTTCGCATGCAACGCGCATAGCCCCGATGGCCAACACGTCCTCATCCAGCGGGGATGCACTAAGACCGTAACGATCCTACGCGAGCATGGCTACACGCCCGTCGAGCTGGACACCAGCGAGTTCCTCAAGGCAGGCGGTTCTGTCTTCTGCATGAAGAACATGTTTTGGTAG
- a CDS encoding amino acid permease, translated as MAGATPGAKLRKELGLFDVYAICTGAMFSSGFFLLPGLAAAKTGPSVMLAYLFAGVLILPAMFSQAELSTALPRAGGAYYFLDRALGPMIGTIGGLGTFFALTLKTAFALVGIGAYASLYVEVPVKTVAIALTAVFVAINVAGAKETSGLQRVLVVILMGVLAFFIVQGLLEVFVDQSPERTREQLTPFMPFGVAGLLSTIGFVFVSYAGLTKVASVAEEIKNPDRNIPLGMILALASTSFVYVAGVFILVEVLDPNELRSDLTPVATAAAAFFDWLPGGAGVVLIVIAALAAFASTGNAGVLAASRYPLAMARDRLVPTSLANLGRFQTPTRAILLTGAVMVVFILAFDEEGIAKLASAFQLAIFALINLAVIVMRESRIRSYDPGYRSPLYPWMQLAGIVISFVLIAYMGWMAVLFTIGIIAFCIGWYVWYARDHVVRDGAIYHWFARLGERRYEGLDREFRGILKEKGLRDEDPFDEVVMRARVLDVSPTASYEDVLRDGARLLAERVPVPLATLEQGFLDGTRVGATPTIRGAALPHLRLLEVSEPELVLARSRQGLELEVTDSLGTAHAALPADEDDPLVHAVFLLISPEDDPGQHLRMLAQIASRLDDPGFMDAWQAAPDAQALTDLLLRDARFLTLRLRDDDATESLIDRKLMEVQWPPDCLVAVIRRGETMVVPQGRTVLQEGDRVTLLGEPAAIHALRTTYLGDA; from the coding sequence ATGGCCGGTGCCACGCCCGGAGCCAAGCTCCGCAAAGAACTCGGACTCTTCGACGTCTACGCCATCTGCACGGGCGCGATGTTCAGCAGCGGGTTCTTCCTCCTACCGGGGCTCGCGGCCGCCAAAACGGGCCCGTCGGTGATGCTGGCCTACTTATTTGCAGGCGTGCTTATCCTCCCTGCGATGTTCAGCCAGGCTGAACTGAGCACCGCGCTGCCCCGCGCGGGCGGAGCCTACTACTTCCTCGACCGTGCGCTCGGCCCCATGATCGGGACGATTGGCGGGCTCGGGACCTTCTTCGCGCTCACCTTAAAAACGGCTTTCGCGCTGGTGGGCATCGGCGCGTATGCGTCGCTCTACGTCGAGGTGCCGGTCAAGACGGTCGCCATCGCGCTCACGGCCGTGTTTGTGGCGATCAACGTCGCTGGAGCGAAGGAGACGAGCGGGCTGCAGCGCGTGCTCGTGGTGATCCTCATGGGCGTGCTGGCCTTCTTCATCGTCCAAGGTCTGCTGGAAGTCTTCGTCGACCAGTCGCCAGAGCGGACGCGCGAGCAGCTGACGCCGTTCATGCCGTTCGGCGTCGCCGGGTTGCTCTCGACGATCGGCTTCGTGTTCGTTTCGTACGCGGGGCTGACAAAGGTAGCGAGTGTCGCTGAGGAGATCAAAAACCCCGACCGCAACATCCCACTGGGGATGATCCTCGCGCTCGCCTCGACCTCGTTCGTCTACGTCGCGGGCGTGTTCATCCTCGTGGAGGTCCTCGACCCCAACGAGTTGCGGTCCGACTTGACGCCAGTGGCAACGGCCGCCGCGGCGTTCTTCGACTGGCTGCCGGGCGGTGCGGGCGTCGTGCTGATCGTGATCGCAGCGCTCGCGGCGTTCGCCTCGACGGGTAACGCGGGCGTCCTGGCGGCGTCGCGCTACCCGCTCGCGATGGCGCGCGACCGCCTCGTCCCGACCTCGCTCGCCAACCTCGGCCGCTTCCAGACGCCGACGCGGGCTATCCTGCTCACCGGGGCGGTGATGGTGGTCTTCATCCTCGCCTTCGACGAAGAGGGCATCGCCAAGCTCGCGAGCGCGTTTCAGCTTGCCATCTTCGCGCTCATCAACCTCGCGGTGATCGTGATGCGCGAGAGCCGCATTCGGTCTTACGACCCCGGCTACCGTAGCCCGCTCTACCCGTGGATGCAGCTGGCGGGCATCGTGATTTCGTTCGTGCTCATCGCGTACATGGGCTGGATGGCGGTGCTCTTCACAATCGGCATCATCGCGTTCTGCATCGGGTGGTACGTCTGGTATGCCCGCGACCACGTCGTGCGCGACGGCGCAATCTACCACTGGTTCGCGCGCCTCGGCGAGCGGCGCTACGAAGGCCTCGACCGCGAATTTCGGGGCATCCTGAAGGAGAAAGGCCTCCGCGACGAAGACCCGTTCGACGAGGTCGTCATGCGCGCACGCGTCTTGGACGTGTCGCCCACCGCGTCCTACGAAGACGTGCTCCGCGACGGCGCGCGGCTCCTCGCCGAGCGCGTGCCCGTCCCGCTGGCCACGCTGGAGCAGGGCTTCCTCGACGGCACCCGCGTGGGTGCGACGCCGACGATCCGCGGGGCCGCGCTGCCGCACCTGCGCCTGCTCGAAGTCAGCGAGCCCGAGTTGGTCCTCGCACGCTCGCGGCAGGGGCTTGAACTTGAGGTCACGGATTCCCTCGGCACGGCCCACGCCGCGCTGCCCGCCGACGAGGACGACCCGCTCGTGCACGCTGTTTTTCTGCTCATCAGCCCCGAGGACGACCCCGGCCAGCACCTCCGCATGCTCGCGCAGATCGCCTCGCGGCTGGACGACCCCGGCTTCATGGATGCTTGGCAGGCCGCACCGGATGCGCAGGCACTCACCGACCTGCTCCTCCGCGACGCCCGCTTCCTCACGCTCCGCCTTCGCGACGACGACGCCACCGAGTCGCTCATCGACCGCAAGCTGATGGAGGTGCAGTGGCCTCCCGACTGTTTGGTAGCTGTGATCCGGCGCGGCGAGACGATGGTGGTGCCCCAGGGCCGCACCGTACTTCAGGAGGGCGACCGCGTGACGCTCCTCGGCGAGCCGGCGGCCATCCACGCCCTCCGCACGACTTACCTCGGCGACGCGTAG